Proteins found in one Quercus robur chromosome 2, dhQueRobu3.1, whole genome shotgun sequence genomic segment:
- the LOC126712264 gene encoding putative pectinesterase 11 gives MMTRGYVFNFFVLALCTLMAISRANQDPTQMTTALLIRVDQSGKGDYKKIQDAINAVPSNNSELVFIWVKPGIYKEQIVVPVDKPFITLSGTNTTGTIITWNDSGDIFQSPTFTVLASDFVGRFVTIQNTFGAGNKAVALRVSGDRAAFYNCRILSHQDTLLDDTGRHYYKNCYIEGDTDFICGDAASLFEKCHLHSLSEGVGAITAQRRESPAENTGFTFLGCKITGVKTALLGRPWGAYSRVVFAFTYMSNVILPQGWDDWGDSSKQSTSYYGQYKCSGPGAITSRRVQWSHNLTIQEAAPFLTMDLISGKSWIRPAPTSFKKAPASISKNSDTGN, from the exons ATGATGACTCGTGGTTATGTTTTCAACTTCTTTGTCCTAGCTCTATGTACTCTCATGGCTATTTCCAGAGCAAACCAGGACCCAACTCAAATGACTACAGCCCTTCTAATACGTGTTGACCAGTCTGGAAAGGGAGACtacaaaaaaatacaagacGCCATTAATGCTGTGCCATCCAATAACTCGGAGCTTGTATTTATATGGGTCAAGCCAGGAATTTACAAAGAACAGATTGTTGTGCCCGTGGACAAGCCCTTCATAACACTAAGTGGCACAAACACAACTGGAACTATAATAACATGGAACGACAGTGGTGACATATTTCAGTCTCCAACATTTACTGTCTTGGCCTCTGATTTTGTTGGGCGATTCGTCACAATCCAG AATACATTTGGGGCAGGAAATAAAGCTGTTGCACTGAGAGTTTCGGGAGATAGGGCAGCATTCTATAATTGCAGAATACTGTCCCATCAAGATACCCTACTTGATGATACCGGAAGGCACTACTACAAAAATTGTTACATAGAAGGAGATACTGATTTTATTTGTGGAGATGCTGCTTCTCTCTTTGAG AAATGCCATTTGCACTCACTCTCGGAAGGAGTTGGAGCTATCACAGCCCAACGTAGAGAGTCACCTGCGGAGAACACTGGGTTCACCTTCTTGGGTTGCAAGATCACTGGCGTGAAAACTGCCCTTCTTGGAAGGCCATGGGGTGCCTATTCTAGGGTAGTCTTTGCTTTTACTTACATGTCAAATGTCATACTGCCCCAAGGTTGGGATGACTGGGGTGACTCATCCAAACAAAG TACGTCTTACTATGGGCAATACAAATGTTCTGGACCTGGAGCCATTACATCAAGAAGGGTCCAATGGTCACACAACCTCACAATTCAAGAAGCAGCACCCTTCTTGACTATGGACTTGATTAGTGGCAAAAGTTGGATTAGGCCAGCACCAACCAGTTTCAAGAAAGCGCCTGCTTCCATTTCTAAGAATAGTGATACTGGAAATTAA
- the LOC126712265 gene encoding uncharacterized protein LOC126712265: MGSLMAGWDSPYQDPKSEAYKRNLSLTKEEISSYWKAKKKAEEEHGSDILSSPSGSSTQESAFGGSGKKFERSNSAPLANRREAFKTEASLEKMIKKNDWWTRSTWAFLNEPPLSEGASNTYTSQFHVAGLNTSKSSTGEGIST; this comes from the exons ATGGGTTCTTTAATGGCAGGATGGGACTCGCCCTACCAAGATCCAAAGTCAG AGGCATACAAAAGGAATTTGTCATTAACTAAAGAAGAGATTTCTTCTTACTGGAAAGCAAAGAAGAAAGCAGAGGAAGAACATGGTAGTGACATCCTGTCTAGTCCATCGGGTAGTAGTACTCAG GAAAGCGCATTTGGAGGCTCTGGGAAAAAGTTCGAGAGGTCGAACTCAGCGCCTTTGGCCAATAGAAGGGAGGCCTTCAAAACTGAAGCAAGCTTGGAGAAAATGATCAAGAAAAATGACTG GTGGACAAGGAGTACTTGGGCATTTCTGAATGAGCCACCTCTTTCTGAAGGTGCATCCAACACTTACACATCTCAGTTCCATGTAGCTGGCCTGAACACGTCGAAATCAAGCACTGGTGAAGGAATTAGCACCTGA